A region from the Catenulispora sp. MAP5-51 genome encodes:
- a CDS encoding PAS domain-containing protein, which yields MDRSPVRGVARLAAILDSLPEALLLVDGGGRVVNANAVAVGWFEAPGAPLVGRPVTDLLSGFGTALARVASPDPTAGVWTDPGEAGVGSVSGGDAGVPTRMVAKLADGSGFPAEVVRSFLPAGHGGLEVVVVRDVSGTADAEAELRRQQRQTELILRAASEGIVGVDTGGRVVLVNPAAARVLKYRASELGGLEFDALIGGSAPGEPSPVADTLRTGRKHRLGSEAGLHLVAKGGGAVPVELSTAPVMEDDALVGAVVTFVDLSRFRLPAIPTPQQNNGHPGVGAFSGAGAFNGAGAFSAMNGTNGSGAGVGGESLSALQRPLDAARNGLARLANSGDALTPSARHQLAHVTAELAEAARLVEELLDAAAGPTGLRKRPAELGRIVHAATDAATDLAGAAGIDLAVHTGPAEVVIDAERMTQAVRHLLVDTVQASPPGSTVVVAAARRGPIARIEVRGAEVAGVPEHLSFARTVVERHGGQLTVHRVDGKGVTYVIELPVGPEGENELASGAPAASRNLVEETRIIPIVREIEPADPSGMQGGPGGAGNHGSRRRIDSAAATTTTIPRQIAPMEELGFGQALAVPTGASSASSGSPVGTGAASAANGSGGLAPPGPGAAAGSAPTESAAPRGRRRAAQHQTSDNYLIQHVEPAADAMLRTSGSYQDEAALATSGNFTPEAQQAASLYGDSMFRELDGGDSRFGGPRAVGSGSLYGPDPAQPLFRDEVPGGDPSASAATAGGRRGHHSDGGNLNAHDEVFPGVGFPPVAAQASASLQPPAPLQPSAPFLSDKAPAPSPFGEVQGSAFGTGAPQPPAPLPAPLQAQPPSPPQSQAPAPFLADAGNASPFGALAPSPFAAPKPAAGEPQAWPNPEEPDPAGVDAWPAPGADREVPPTLLVWPTPEAGAEQVLASQGYAPTALKAPAQLSETGTTRPVALLADPVGVPVTRAALHTLRAAAADSGIPLFVTAGLGAVPAAAMSATARRGADPSALLRALTPEQVPAPRVLLIEENPDLAASFAISLERDGMRVIQAPSENDAMAAMVAEHPQLIVMDMSLVKRRRSGVVDWLRTYERLHLAPMVLYTVPAAITDPNTLRALRTGEALVHLVDREVGPEPAQRIGDLMGKIVD from the coding sequence ATGGACCGTTCACCGGTGCGGGGTGTCGCCCGGTTGGCGGCGATACTCGACTCGCTGCCCGAGGCGCTGCTGCTCGTCGACGGCGGCGGTCGTGTGGTCAACGCGAACGCCGTGGCTGTGGGCTGGTTCGAGGCGCCGGGTGCGCCGTTGGTCGGCCGGCCTGTCACTGATCTTCTGTCCGGGTTCGGGACGGCTCTGGCGCGCGTCGCCTCGCCCGACCCGACCGCCGGGGTGTGGACTGATCCCGGTGAGGCCGGGGTGGGTTCGGTGTCCGGCGGGGATGCCGGGGTGCCCACGCGGATGGTCGCCAAGCTCGCCGACGGGTCGGGGTTCCCGGCCGAGGTCGTGCGCTCCTTCCTGCCCGCCGGGCACGGCGGCCTGGAGGTCGTGGTGGTCCGCGACGTCTCCGGGACCGCCGACGCCGAGGCCGAGCTGCGCCGCCAGCAGCGGCAGACCGAGCTGATCCTGCGCGCCGCCAGCGAGGGCATCGTCGGGGTGGACACCGGCGGACGCGTGGTGCTGGTCAACCCGGCCGCGGCGCGGGTGCTGAAGTACCGGGCCTCCGAGCTCGGCGGGCTGGAGTTCGACGCGCTGATCGGCGGGTCCGCCCCGGGCGAGCCGTCGCCGGTGGCCGACACCCTGCGGACCGGGCGCAAGCACCGTCTCGGCAGCGAGGCCGGGCTGCACCTGGTCGCCAAGGGCGGCGGCGCGGTGCCGGTCGAGCTCTCGACGGCGCCGGTGATGGAGGACGACGCCCTGGTCGGGGCGGTCGTCACCTTCGTCGACCTCTCGCGCTTCCGGCTGCCCGCGATCCCGACGCCCCAGCAGAACAACGGCCACCCCGGCGTCGGCGCGTTCAGCGGAGCAGGGGCCTTCAACGGCGCGGGCGCCTTCAGCGCGATGAACGGGACCAACGGCTCCGGTGCCGGCGTGGGCGGCGAGTCGCTCAGCGCCCTGCAACGCCCGCTCGACGCCGCCCGCAACGGCCTGGCCCGCCTGGCCAACTCCGGCGACGCCCTGACCCCCTCGGCCCGGCACCAGCTGGCCCACGTCACCGCCGAGCTCGCCGAGGCCGCGCGCCTGGTCGAGGAACTGCTCGACGCCGCCGCCGGCCCCACGGGCCTGCGCAAGCGCCCCGCCGAGCTCGGCCGGATAGTGCACGCGGCCACCGACGCCGCGACCGACCTGGCCGGCGCGGCGGGCATCGACCTGGCCGTGCACACCGGCCCGGCCGAGGTCGTGATCGACGCCGAACGCATGACGCAGGCGGTCCGCCACCTGCTCGTGGACACGGTCCAGGCCTCTCCCCCGGGCTCCACGGTCGTGGTCGCCGCCGCCCGACGCGGCCCCATCGCCCGCATCGAGGTGCGCGGCGCGGAGGTCGCCGGCGTGCCCGAGCACCTGAGCTTCGCGCGCACCGTCGTGGAACGGCACGGCGGCCAGCTGACCGTGCACCGCGTGGACGGCAAGGGCGTCACCTATGTGATCGAGCTGCCGGTCGGGCCCGAGGGCGAGAACGAGCTGGCCTCCGGCGCCCCCGCCGCCTCGCGCAACCTGGTCGAGGAGACGCGGATCATCCCGATCGTCAGGGAGATCGAGCCCGCGGACCCGTCCGGCATGCAGGGCGGACCCGGCGGAGCCGGCAACCACGGCAGCCGGCGGCGCATCGACTCCGCGGCCGCCACGACGACCACCATCCCCCGGCAGATCGCGCCGATGGAGGAGCTCGGCTTCGGCCAGGCGCTCGCGGTCCCGACCGGTGCCTCGTCCGCCTCGTCGGGCTCGCCGGTCGGAACCGGCGCGGCGTCGGCGGCCAACGGCTCGGGAGGGCTGGCGCCACCGGGGCCGGGAGCGGCGGCCGGATCCGCGCCGACCGAGTCGGCGGCTCCCCGGGGACGCCGGCGGGCCGCACAGCATCAGACCTCCGACAACTACCTGATCCAGCACGTCGAGCCCGCGGCAGACGCGATGCTGCGCACGTCCGGCTCGTACCAGGACGAAGCGGCGCTGGCCACGTCGGGGAACTTCACCCCGGAGGCGCAGCAGGCTGCCTCGCTCTACGGCGACTCGATGTTCCGCGAACTCGACGGCGGCGACTCGCGCTTCGGCGGGCCGCGCGCGGTCGGATCGGGGAGCCTGTACGGTCCGGACCCGGCGCAGCCGCTGTTCCGCGACGAGGTCCCCGGCGGCGACCCGTCCGCGTCCGCCGCCACGGCCGGCGGACGGCGCGGACATCACTCCGACGGGGGAAACCTCAACGCCCACGACGAGGTTTTCCCCGGTGTCGGGTTCCCGCCGGTCGCCGCGCAGGCATCCGCGTCCTTGCAGCCGCCCGCGCCGTTGCAGCCTTCCGCGCCCTTCCTGAGCGACAAGGCACCGGCCCCGTCGCCGTTCGGCGAGGTGCAGGGTTCGGCGTTCGGAACCGGCGCACCGCAGCCGCCAGCCCCGTTGCCGGCCCCGTTGCAGGCCCAGCCGCCATCCCCGCCGCAATCCCAGGCGCCCGCGCCGTTCCTGGCCGACGCCGGCAACGCCTCGCCGTTCGGCGCGCTCGCGCCGTCGCCCTTCGCCGCCCCGAAGCCGGCGGCGGGCGAGCCGCAGGCGTGGCCGAACCCGGAGGAGCCGGATCCGGCGGGTGTGGACGCGTGGCCGGCGCCGGGTGCCGACCGCGAGGTCCCGCCGACGCTCCTGGTCTGGCCGACGCCCGAGGCCGGAGCCGAGCAGGTGCTGGCTTCCCAGGGCTACGCGCCCACCGCACTGAAGGCGCCCGCGCAGTTGAGCGAGACCGGGACGACACGGCCGGTGGCCCTGCTGGCGGACCCGGTCGGGGTCCCGGTGACGCGGGCCGCGCTGCACACGCTGCGCGCGGCGGCGGCCGACTCCGGCATCCCGCTGTTCGTGACCGCCGGGCTCGGCGCGGTTCCGGCCGCGGCGATGTCCGCGACGGCGCGGCGCGGCGCGGACCCGTCCGCGCTGCTCAGGGCTCTGACACCGGAGCAGGTGCCGGCCCCGCGGGTGCTGCTGATCGAGGAGAACCCGGATCTGGCGGCCAGCTTCGCGATCTCGCTGGAGCGCGACGGGATGCGCGTCATCCAGGCCCCGAGCGAGAACGACGCGATGGCGGCCATGGTCGCCGAGCATCCGCAGCTGATCGTCATGGACATGTCGCTGGTCAAGCGGCGGCGGTCCGGCGTGGTCGACTGGCTGCGGACGTACGAGCGGCTGCACCTGGCCCCGATGGTCCTCTACACCGTTCCGGCGGCCATAACGGATCCCAACACGCTGCGCGCGCTTCGCACCGGCGAGGCGCTGGTGCATCTGGTGGACCGCGAGGTCGGGCCGGAGCCGGCGCAGCGGATCGGCGACCTGATGGGCAAGATCGTGGACTGA
- a CDS encoding class IV adenylate cyclase, which yields MPIEAELKARVRDVPALLAALDKRAERKSAVYHDRYFDSPDGTFASAGHELRIRTVETDAGVRNLLTFKKPTLDAASGSKPEYETTVGDPDVAESIVLGLGYRPMIALSKQCSNYRWRQGGRDLLATVVTVAEIEGTFVELETVAEAEADLSAALDLARAALVELGIADHDLTTELYTDAVAAATRAPAA from the coding sequence ATGCCGATCGAAGCTGAGCTGAAGGCCCGCGTCCGTGACGTGCCCGCGCTGCTGGCCGCGCTGGACAAGCGCGCCGAGCGCAAGTCGGCCGTGTATCACGACCGCTACTTCGACAGTCCTGATGGAACCTTCGCGTCGGCCGGGCATGAGCTTCGCATCCGGACCGTCGAGACCGATGCCGGTGTTCGGAATCTGCTGACGTTCAAGAAGCCCACGCTTGACGCTGCCAGCGGGTCCAAGCCCGAGTACGAGACCACCGTCGGTGATCCTGATGTCGCCGAGTCGATCGTGCTGGGGCTCGGGTACCGGCCGATGATCGCCTTGTCGAAGCAGTGCTCGAACTATCGGTGGCGCCAGGGTGGGCGCGATCTGTTGGCGACCGTCGTCACCGTGGCCGAGATCGAGGGGACGTTCGTCGAGTTGGAGACCGTCGCCGAGGCCGAGGCGGATCTGTCGGCGGCGCTGGATCTGGCTCGCGCCGCGCTGGTGGAGCTGGGCATCGCCGACCATGATCTGACGACTGAGCTCTACACCGACGCGGTCGCGGCGGCGACCAGGGCGCCTGCGGCATAG